The Apus apus isolate bApuApu2 chromosome 1, bApuApu2.pri.cur, whole genome shotgun sequence nucleotide sequence AGAACTATGGGGGAGAGAGTTGTTCTCAGGCTCTGATGAGCTTGGGAGTTAAGAAAACCAGATTTGCCTTTTAATGGAGGACATAAACTGCTGTTTTTAGCTCTTTTCAGTgttaaattttagaaaaaggcAGGCTAGGGGGTTATACAAGCATGCTGCAGATGTGcgaaaataaaataaaaacttatcTCAGAGATGGAGACCTAAATCTGTATCCGTAAAGCACAACCAGGAGGAGAGCCCCAAGAGTGTGGAAGGATTTACAGGTGTGTAGTTCTTGGTGTCCAAGTGGCAAAGTTTTATGTTAGTGATCTGGTGAGAGAAAATGCGTTCAAAAGCCTTGGAAACACTTGTATTCAAAATGACTGGTATCATGTATGAAGAACACTGAGAAGAGCCGTCCATTTGTTGTCTTAAGTACATTGATCAAAATACAATTTGTTTCAACTGCTGCTCCTTAACACTTGATATGATGCAGGCTGGTAGCCAAACAAATGCTTAAGAGGACATGGGTATGTTAATCTTGTGCTCTTTTTGCTCTTGCCTCACAATATTCATTTAAGTTCCCTAACTTGCCTATtagaaatggtatttttttccattgttgaTGCCTGagtattaattttctttagagATGGTAttgactttttattattttatgttatcTGACTTTTTATTATGTACCTGATATTCAGAGGTTTTGAACTCTGTGACAAATGTTTGGACCACTTACTGTATAAAAGTATTCTAACTTTAATGGTACTCAGGCTGTAAGGTTAGTTTATTCAACCTAGAGGAAAGTAATTCTGTTCATCTCTTTAGAGTTGTACTTACAGTACACTGAAATCTGTAATCTGGTGAGGGGGACATGTACCTTCTGGAACATTAAGGGCCTTGCCATATAGATTCTGCTGGTTAGGTGACAGCCAGCATTTTGTCTTAAAACATTCATATTTCTAtgctctgttttaaataaaatatgcacagaccttggaaaataatttgatctCTTCTCCTGGTAGGAAGAGCTCACACTGtccttcataaaaataattcaagatcACATGGCTATGTGGAACTGACTTTTCTTATGACTTATGCCACATTTTTCCCTGAGTTCTAGCATCAGTTTgtttcaaaatgtaattttttgaCAAATATGTTGCTGAAAagaaaggtttgttttgttttgttttttagttcAGTTCAGACATAGAAAGACCTTTTAATGCAGTCGTATCTATCCAATTAATACTTTGATATCAAAGGTCTGGTAGGTGTTTTTATTTATAGTACAATCTAATATGAAAGCAAGCTATGCCCAGCCCATTGTAAAGTAAAGGAAAATGTACCCTACTTGAATGAACTGTGTACTCTAAATGAGTGTTTTACTCTCTATCATGTTCACCTTAGGTCAGTTAACTGACCTTCTGAAGCTGATCATGAGTGTCAAGCAGTCTTGCCTTCCTGCACCTCACAGTTGATCTCTAGACCAGTTGTGTTTTCAATCTTTTACTGTGGCACAAGCTATTCAGTATGGAGTGGGTTTTTGCAGTGTCCTTCCTTTAGAGCTGCTGTGTATATGGTCCTAGAACTGAAGAATTAGTTTAAAGCTAGTTCAGGAATGCCAACGGAACTGTTTCATACAGTGAAACATGTATTTACTTCAACAGCTATGTATGAGAATGTACAATTAAGGATAGgtacaaaacaaagataaacaCTAAAGCATGCTTGTGATGTGTGTGAAATATGaatttgcagtattttcttttatgtattCTGTGATTATGAAATAGGGAGAATGGAGTTTGACACATGTGAAACAACGTTATTTGTGTCTGTCACTGTGACACTCCTGAAACATACAGGtcttcctcttccagcttaCAGTTTTACTTTGAAGTTGTGGAATGTGAAATAACTTGCTctatgtgtatttatttttctttctaggaaCCAGAGAAATGGCTACTACGCAATCTGTCTTCACATTTGCTCTCTGCATTTTAATGATAACTGAATTAATACTGGCTACAGAGAACTATTATGATATCTTAGGAGTTCCAAAAAATGCATCTGACCGCCAGATCAAGAAGGCATTTCACAAGCTGGCTATGAAATACCACCCAGACAAAAACAAGAGTCCTGGTGCAGAAGCAAAATTTAGAGAAATTGCTGAAGGTAATATATTATTAACTTGGTCTTAATAATTTGATACATGGCTTATATCTGTGAGCAAAAGTGGTAACTTAAGTATTCTCTGTTTTTACTCAATAAGAAgtaaaaggtgttttttttcttaattctacGCCTGTGCTATCAAATGTCCAGTATCAATATCTGACTTGTTTCTGTGTCCTTGCACATAGGCAGGCCTTTTACATGGTTTATCCATTCCTGCTTATTAGGCTTTTTGGCTTATGCCTCTTGTCACAAAAAATAGTTGGCAGTAGGACAACTTTAGCCCTAGCAGGATAATTCTTTTGATCTGTCTAGTAAGATCCAACTCAGGATTACTAGGGCTTCAGGGTGACCTAACAAGAACCTTCCAGTAACTATGGGGAGATTATAAAAAGTCACAGCAAGGTGTTTCAGTGGTTCATGGTGGTAGTACAAAAGACAATGGGTGCAAGAGGTTCAGAGTAgttaaaggaaatttttttttaccttgaagGGTAAGCCAGTGTTGGAATGGTTTGCTTACAGAGGTTGTGGATAAATGAGTGAATAAAGCCCTGAGTAGCCTAGTCTGATCTCACAGCTGAACCtactttgagcaggaggtttgAGTTGAGACTTtctgaggtcacttccaacctgaATTTTCCTGTGATCCACCATGCAGAAGCATTTTGTGATAAAATAGTGGAagcaaaaataatcaagaaTAGAAAAAGACTTGCTGAAAAATGCGGTGTCCCCACCTCTGCTCCCCATAGACTGTTATAACATCTGTCTATTTTTGTAGTTCTCCAAACTAAGCTAGTAAGAGATTTCTGGGTTTTATCTTCTGGTCTGTTGAAGAgttcttttgaaagaaatgtagTTATTAATATAATGAAAAGGAGGGACAATCTTGTTAGATACTCACTGCATTTGTTAGCACTTACTGTAGGAAGAACTAGGAACTCTTAAGTGTTGAAGTTACACAGAATATTTGCAAGCCTTTGACACATAAAAAACCTGAAGGGTTCAAAAGGCTTAATGTTATCAGAATGGATATGTTATCTGTCAGAGGTCTTGCTTGAAATTTGTCCTATCAAGGGAGTGGAAGAAAGctgttctttgtgtttgtttatgattttttttcaatgagatgtaaataaacttttttttttgttaacgGAAATAGCATATGAAACACTATCAGATGAGAATAAACGAAGAGAATATGATCAGTTTGGCCGTCATGGAGGACAAGGAAATAATGGAAGCCCATTCCATCAATCATTTAATTTCAACTTTGACGATCTGTTCAAAGACTTTGACCTCTTTAGCCAAAACTCACGGTCAaaaaagcactttgaaaatCACTTCCGAAGTCATCGGGAAGCTCACAATCGGCAAAGACGTTCTTTCCAAGAGTTCTCCTTTGGAGGTGGACTGTTTGATGATGTGTttgaaaatatggaaaaaatgttttcatttagtGACTTTGAAAATGCCCACCGACATGCAGTGCGAACGGACACCAGGTTTCATGGATCCAGCAAGCACTGTAGGACTGTCACTCAGAGGCGAGGAAACATGGTTACCACATATACAGACTGCTCTGGACAATagtgtttcctttccttttcatctcTTCTTTCTACATCTTTATAATCCTTCTTTGTTTTATGCTAACATGGAAAAAGTTTTTTGAACTCTTTAGTTCTAAAAAACACTTAACTGCTATAAAGAAATTGTAGATGAATCTAATAATCGGAATAGAAACAACATGCATTTGAGAAGTAAATGTCTCAGTAACTACTTACAATGAGAGAGAAATAATctcatgacagaaaaaaatttatgTATTTCAGTTTAGTAAACAATTTCCCTAAATTTGAACTTCAAcacaagataattttttttaaatttcagaaatgtaatATAATTTTCTCATAAATGCCAGTTCAGAGCTGTTTGAGTTACTGGAGCATGGTTTGCAGCGGAAGAGATACTTTAATTttgaagtgctgcttttttgATCACATCTTTCCAAGTTTTCACTTGCATATTGTGTTTTATATGGACTTAGTGTGCAAATTAGGTAATTTACACAAAATAGTGGCAGAAATATGACTTACCTGTGTCTTTGTTACTTTGTCCAGCATGGCAAATGTGTTACTGAAAATTCACTTTTTGAAGTTGGAAAATAACAGGAAGGAATAGGTTAAGATTGTGCTTCACCTAGGAGAGTGATGTAGgaattacttttatttccaaataGCCTCTCATTAATCTGAAAAATTTGTGGGATTTGAATAACCCTTGACTTAATTAAGGGCTATTCATGTATGTAAGTTTGTGTGCACacaaggtcttttttttttttttcttccaaaatgcaAATATCTCTAACAATGTTTGGAAGACCATACTGAAAACACGCTTGTTTTATGGTTATTATATTACCATGTGTGCAATGTAGCTTCCGTAGCTCAGTTTATTGAACTTAAATACTCCTCTCTGAGCTTCTGAACTTAAGCAAGATAAGCTTGCCTACGGATTCCTAGTTTCTGGAAGGgtctaaataaaaaatatttttgtgcttaGATTGACAGATTTATTGCCAGTCAGCAGGGATTTTTCAGCATTGTGATTTGAAAGGTAAATTCTTAACAAACACagagtaaaactgaaaattacaatGTTGTATTCATCTAATGCTTTGTGGTGCTGGAATTTGCTAATAAGAACAGTACTAATGGGTATTAGTTTCAGCACCATGGGAATCTGTAACCAGTctatttaaaattgaaaaaaaacccaacaaaaaaaccctccacaacaaaacttctaaatattttaactgaTGTCAGTTCAAAAgtcctgttttatttcttcactaGTAATACAGGTTTAGTATATTAAATTGCTTCCTCTTTGCTGTCCCTTTAGAACTGTGAGATAAGAATTTACCTTTCACATTGACTGCATgagcaaaaaaaagcattttaaacagCAGTGTTCTAAATAGACTTTGAGTGCTTAAAAATCTTCCTCTAAAGAGATTGAACTCTTTGCTTGGATACATATTAAAAGCTGCCTATTTGCTAAATAACTTTAACCTTCCCCTTGAGGGTATGCATTATTGCTTGTTCAGTTTTCATCACTAAATACTTGGAATAGGTTGTTGCATTACAgtaagtgctttttcttttccaggttcttctttatttattaatagACTAATACCTCATATATGGTCTTTATAAAAAGCCAGTAATTTGTGCAACATTATCGGAATGTGCAATATTCTTGTAGTAGGAAAAGTGCTGGAGTGAGTGTTTGTGTTATTTCCACCTTTTTCCTCTGTAAgtagagattttattttcttctgtataaTTAATATATGATTCAACCAAAAGTTGTAATTCATGTagttttctgcaattttttctttaatatgcTCCATCAATGCTGTCCATGAATCAAATGATACGCCTGATTCCTATCATATGGGCATCCAAGTGAACAAATTATTAAAGTTTTGGATTACTTCCTCACAAATGTCAAGTATTTTAGAGGGCATTTCTGTATGCACTTGAGTAGAATTGTTCACACTGGAAAGATTTTGAAGATGAGGCCTTTAGTATTAAACATAAGAGAATGTTAGTGAGTGTCCTTTTGGCATGGTGCTGGAGCTTGGAGATGGGAGGCAACTCTAGAAGCAGGATGCAAAGGTAAAAATTATTAATGCCTTTCTTAGTCtagtgaattttaattttttttaaaaaattgaaaacagaaaaatgagcaGTTCCTAAGCATGATATAAGGCTTACCTGCTAGAATCAGGTGATTGACTTCTCCAAAGTTAGTGTTCTCTAGTTATGAACATGTGTCCTAATCCTGAATTAGAGGAATGAAAGCCAAAATGAGCATTGTAAATTGCAGGAAGCACAGCCACCCCTAATATCTATTTCAAGTGACTGTATGAATTCACCATCTTTCAGGATAAGCTTTTAGTTGAAAATCAGGAGTCCTTGGCTGCTTCCAGGTTAGCTTCCCCTCTTTAAGGATGCTTTGAACTTTATTTGTACAAAGTGTACCTGTTTTCCTTAGCTCTCTAAAAATATGAAACTGATACTAACATGATAGGGTTGCTAGTTTTCTAGCTCATAATACCTTCAAAAGACTTCTCCCTAGTCTATTTTTATCTGCTCCTGCATTAGTTCTCTGAATTACTTGTCATAGGAAAACCAACAAATACTTCCTGTTATTCCTGTGGCTTCTCAAAATGACCTTTCCACTCGTTTTGGTGGTTGATTCAAGGAAAAATCCAAAGGAGAGCTTGTCACTAGTATCACAGTCTCGTGTATTGCTTTCCGTATGACTGCCTGTGATGGGTGTGCGTTCAATACACTTCAGCTGAAGAAGTTCAGGCAAGCTTTCCTCAGCCAGCAGTGTTCAGTTCCATGGCTATCAGAACACAGGCGTGCAAAACATGTTGTGCTACTTGCTTATTCAGAGCTCTTGTACATTCTTTTACTATTTATAGTGTTTGCTTCATGGCAGGCTCTCCAGCGGAAGTCCTGATATAACCTTATGACACCCCTGACTTCAGAAGGTTCTCAAGTGCCATCTTTGATCTCCATATCTTGTGAAAAGACCCAgcaaaacctatttttttttgtgtgagtgaaaaatacaataattttttgAAAGGCATTTATGCATATGTAACTCCAAATGGTTGAGtttctaaaacttaaaaaaagaaaagtggttttgttcatgtttgttttctcccattATACTTTTGAAACACAGTATGTAGTGGAGATAAAAGTACTGTACATTTAATTAGGGTGCCATTACATTAAACATGTGAAAATTGTTTGTGcctgaagtttttatttctttctcctcttcttcaggatTCAAGTGGGTTCTGTGGCacttgtggtttgtttggatCACTACATTTTCCCGGAATGGGATGACAGGGAGTGACTGCGGTTGAAAGAAATTGACTTAATTTTATCTGATCTGTTTTCTTAGGGGTGTTGAGAATCATTTAGAGTCTAGGCACTCTACCTGAAGCCAAGCAGGCAAAAAAGCCTGTGCAAAAGGGCCATTGTCTGCGAGGCAGAAGGCTTCTGCCTTGAAGTGCTGTGTCTCTGCCTGTGCTCTGATCAGCTCTCTGAGatgctggagagcagaacagCCAACATCAATTGACCTGGACTGCTGTTGAAAAGCACAAACTTTGAAGCCAAGGTTAAAATGCTGTTGAGCTGATTCAGTGGTTGACTCCACTGTTGTGCTTGCTAGATGTTTTCTGAGCCTAATTCTTAAGAGGTGCAAGGTATAAAAGTTTTGGGATTTTGTATATCTTGTCAGGCTGTTTCTTGTTAGAATAAACTTCCCTGGACCCCAAGCAAATCTGCCATTTTAACAATGCAAAACCCCATTTTGAGGAATAAATTTGCTGGAGACAGTGGAGGATCTCTTATCTTTTATGCTCTGGGGTGTGGAGCTGTGTATGGGGCTCATTTCAGAGTAAAATGCAGTTCAGAGGATCATTTGGCTCTGGAAATGGACATGGTTGAGCCTGACAGGTCTGCCCTTGTGTAGTGATTTATGCAGCCATGCTGCTGAATTCTGTAGTGTGGGCACCTGTTTCTTTAGGGACTCGAGAGAGACCAGCTTTGCAGAGGCCACTTAGCAGTTGTGATATCAATTGACTGTCAGTCACTCCTACCATAAGTCCTAGTTTAAGGCTGCAACTCATCCTTGATTCCAGTTTGTTTAAGAAAACCCAACTGCTTTGAAGTGATGTACTTCAAAGCAGAGAACAACTTTTTATATATAAGTGGCATGTTGCCTAGTAAGCAGTAGCATTTGATTCAATGGTATTTAAGAACTATGTTAACACTTAAATGAACATTACTGCTTGTGTTGTTCCTGCTGTGGTTGCAGTTGACCAAAAGGTGCTGTGGAGGAGGTCAGGTCAATAGAGATGGCTGGAGTACTCTGTCCAGGCTTCAATATACCAACTGGAGATGGAGGACCATCTATTCCAAGCAGTTTTTCTGGAAGAGTCCGCCAAGGAATGTACACCTGGGATCAACATATACATATTcataagttgtttttttttttgttttagagaGGAGGCctggggtttgtgtttgttttgttgtgtgtttgttttatggtgattattttttgcttgtgtttcaaGTGTGTTGAGAGGCTCAATGTGTTTCTCTAGACTGGCAACGTTGTGGATGCAAGAGAAAGACTTAAGGTTATGGAAGgtctccctgcccttggcagggggtttggaaatagatgatctttaaagtattttccaacCCAATATGATATTAGAAAAGTGTTCTTAATATAAATTTGTAAAAATGTGGCTTAACAGAGTTTGATGGCAGGGTTCACTCTGTTACTAGGTGGAAGGAAAGGTTGGAATCAGCTTGGAGTGATTTACATGAGcatcagaagaaattatttgtacCGGGATAGGGGAAATGCAGTCAAGATCAGATCAGGGAAGAAGAGTAATTGAAGCCTATGTTTGAGACTTGGTTCAGAGTGTACCCCCTCACTTTCTAAAATTCTCCAAGAGGAACCTAGATGCAGCTGTATCTGTTCCTTGTCCCAGACTTGGTTAATGATTTATGTCTAAAGGGATTAGGTGCAGGTGTagtgattaaaaatattgaagaatGGGctgcgttggaagggaccttaaagatcatctagttccaactctcctCATTGAAAGGGAgacctctcactagaccaggttgctcagagccccctccgatctggccttgaacatttccagggaaggggcaaccacagcttccctgggcaacctgtgccagtgtctcaccacgctcacagtgaagaatttcttcctaatatctaacctgaatctcccctcttccagtttaaagccaatgccccttttcctatcactacacgcccttgtaaaaagcccctctccagctttcctgtaggcccccttcaggtactggaaggctgcttaTAAGGTATCTCTGCagtcttgtcttctccaggctgaacaactccaactctctcagcctgtcttgatAGAATTAAAGGTCTTGTGTAATTTTGTAGCAGCAATTCACAATTCTTTAACACTATTATGATCAGTCACAAGATTAGATTATATGATTTCCTAGCAAAACTTGAATTTTGGAAGAACCAGGTGTTGTAAGCACTGGTGGTGTAGCTTGGCTTCCAAAAATCTTCTGCAATGCAAAATGGAACAATATGAACTGTGAGGCAGACAGCACATGGACATAGGAGTCCTGGAGTGACTTCAAGGATGTTACAGATGAGCTACAGGTTGGTATCCTCAGTCCTACCAAGAGTGTGAAGGGTAGGGTATTTTTTTGAGTCCATGATGTCTGCTATTCAGAGTGGATGAGTTCAACCTGCTCCAGAATTGCAGAATATTGAGTAGTCTGCATACAGCTCACCCTGGAGCTAGGTCTGTGTTGCTGTTCTGAAGCTGTTGTTTCCAGTTTCACATCCAACCCTCCTGTGAGGCATTACTCATTAATAGCATTTTATCAAGAGttaagaaagagagagaatacATTTTAGGTGGTTACATTCCTTAATGATACTGCCATCATATGTTCTTCATCTCGCACTGGCATGGAAGTGTATATGCAAAATGGGAAATAGGAAAGATGAAGTGGGCCTTGTTTGAGTATCCCACTTGACTTTAATCCATTTTGCTTTAGTACATGGCACTTGCAAGATTTTAGCCTTGAATATGCAGGATTTTGGGTAGTAATCTAATGAAAAGTTGTGTATTGTGCCCACAGGGCAGAAGTAACATaagtttctcttctgccttgcaACAGTAGGCTCTTTAGagaactacattaaaaaaaaacgaGCTGAAATGCCTGTCCTGGGGCAGTGTTTGCCAGACTCCACCTGGTTGAAGTAAGGGATTCCATTTAAATGCCATGATCCTAGTGCTGAGCAAAACAGATGTCCAGCTGAGGAAAAAGATACTCTCTCCCTCACCCAGATCCCCAATGAATTCAAACAATGATACAGTCTTTCTGCTCTAATATGTAAACGGATGACATAAAGTTTTTTTAAGTGAGTTTGGGTCTATGGCCTGTCAGGCAGTTAACTCATGATTGGATTGATGGTTCTGCTGCCTCAGTTCGGTAGCTGATACTTGGAGACAGGTGGGGAGGCAGGGTGGAAGGAGTGCTGGGTGTGTTGCATGCGGATGTTACCACCTGTGAACAAATAAATTCAGTCATTACATGTGCAGATGGAGCAAATATGCAGCTTG carries:
- the DNAJB9 gene encoding dnaJ homolog subfamily B member 9 isoform X1 produces the protein MENAGTREMATTQSVFTFALCILMITELILATENYYDILGVPKNASDRQIKKAFHKLAMKYHPDKNKSPGAEAKFREIAEAYETLSDENKRREYDQFGRHGGQGNNGSPFHQSFNFNFDDLFKDFDLFSQNSRSKKHFENHFRSHREAHNRQRRSFQEFSFGGGLFDDVFENMEKMFSFSDFENAHRHAVRTDTRFHGSSKHCRTVTQRRGNMVTTYTDCSGQ
- the DNAJB9 gene encoding dnaJ homolog subfamily B member 9 isoform X2, which gives rise to MATTQSVFTFALCILMITELILATENYYDILGVPKNASDRQIKKAFHKLAMKYHPDKNKSPGAEAKFREIAEAYETLSDENKRREYDQFGRHGGQGNNGSPFHQSFNFNFDDLFKDFDLFSQNSRSKKHFENHFRSHREAHNRQRRSFQEFSFGGGLFDDVFENMEKMFSFSDFENAHRHAVRTDTRFHGSSKHCRTVTQRRGNMVTTYTDCSGQ